CTTCTCGATATTTCCAAAGAAGCCTGACCTCAGCAACATTCGAGCTTCAATCAACGAATACGAAAACGAGCAAGCGCGCTCGACACTTTTGAACTCTTCGCCCGCTAGGCACTGCCCATATGAGCTCGTACCACATCTTGCACATTAGGCAGATTACTTCGTGTCTTCAAGTTCTGCCTGAATTGGTCAAAAGCCGTCCGAACAGAGTCGGCGGGCGTGGTATGACGATAGAAATACGGGTGGGTGCAAGTAGGTCAGGATGGCAGAGTGAACAATGGCGCGCCCGCAAATTGGCTTTGGGCGCATCGTTCGCCACTACCTATTTCAGTTCGCTCCGTTTGTCCGGCGAACTTTTGTTCGCAGCTAACCCCCGACTAGCTGCCCGCTAGCTTGCCGCCCTAGTCAAAGCGGAAGGCCTCCTTTATTCCTCAATCCACCGCGTAGCGCAGCATCATGACGAAACCGCCGAGCAGGCGCACGACGATGTCCTCGGCCTCGATCGGGATCGGGCGCATATCGACGGCGAGATCGGCGGTGTGCATCATCAGGAAGGGCGGCTTGTAGATGCGCAGGACGGTTGCGAGATCGCCGTCGCTATTGCGGATCTCGGCGACGACCGGTTCGCCGTCGCGCGGCTTCTTCGTCGCGCTGAATTCCAGGATATCGCCGGGCAGAAAGCCGGCCAGTTCGATGGCGCGGCTCATCACCCGCCAGCGCGAGCGGCCGGTCTGTGGCCGTGCCCCGAAAGTGAGCGTGCCGCCACTGTAGCGCGCGACATCGCTGCCATCACCATTCACGGGCATGAAGTCTGCGGGCAGGGCGTCGGCGCGACCCTGTTCCGGCAGCCAGTCCATCGGTTCGGCGCAGCTATCGGCAATGCGGCGCAGATAATCGAGGTTCGGCTTCAGCGTGGTGCCGTTCATGTAATTCTTCAGTGTCTGCAGCGGGATCTCGGCCAGCCGGGCGATGGCCGACGGGCCGCCATGGCTGCCGACCACGCGCTTCAGCCAGCGCCGCCACGGCTCGTCGCCCCTTGGCCATTCGGACTGGTGATTGTTGTTTTCTTGGTTATCCACCGGCGCTATGGTCCAATTCTGTTGACTTTAGTCCATTTCTGGACCATCTGGAAAACCAGAAACTGCTCTCGACCGGTTCGGCGGCGGGCCGCCCGGTCACTTCAGGGTAGAGCCGTGCACAAGGGCAAGCACACGACCCGATACGACCGACACGCGATCCTGGCGGAGATCAAGCGCCGGTATGGCACTTTAAGCGCCTTTGCCCGGCATACGCCCGTCTCCGCCTCGGAAATCTCGGCCGCGCTCGGCTCATCCTACCCGAAGGCGGAGAACGCGATCGCGGCGGCGCTCGGCATACCGGTGCAGACCCTATGGCCCGACCGCTATTGGCCGAACGGCAGGCGGCGTCTTTTCCCTAGCACCGCGCCGGTAAAGGAAGCGAGTCAAAAGGCTCGAAGTGGTACGGACCAGGAG
The genomic region above belongs to Mesorhizobium terrae and contains:
- a CDS encoding helix-turn-helix domain-containing protein, producing MHKGKHTTRYDRHAILAEIKRRYGTLSAFARHTPVSASEISAALGSSYPKAENAIAAALGIPVQTLWPDRYWPNGRRRLFPSTAPVKEASQKARSGTDQEGAR